The window CGTAATGCTGCCGCGCCCCGCGCAAGTCGGCGCGGGCCAGGTTGCTCTGGCCAAACTTGGCCTCCTGCAGGTTGGCATCGCCAAGGTCGGCCCCTTGCAGATCAGCCTTGCTCAGCCAGGCCATTTCCAGGTCCGCCGCGCGCAGGTTGGCCTGCTGCATCTTCGCCCCTGACAACCTTGCGAACTGCAGGTAGGCCGCGCTGAGGTCGGCCTTGGCAAGTTGCGCACCTTGGGCAAACAGGCCCCAGCCCTGAATCGCAACGAGCCGGCTTTGGCTCAGGTCGGCCAGGCGCAGGTTGCTTTGCTGCAGGCTGGCGCGGGTCAGGTTGGCGCCTTGCAGGTTGGCCTTTTCCAGGTTGGCCAGGTCCAGCCGGGCATGGCGCAGGTCCGCATCGCGCAGGTCGGCGCCGGCCAGGTTCATCTTGCGCAGGTCCTGGTTGGCCAGGTTGGCGCCCCGCAGGTCGGCCCCCGGGCACTGGCTGGCTTCGGCAATCACGCAGCCGTTGATTGTCAGGGGGGTATCGTTGCCAGCGTCGTCGGCATTCTCGGCCATGGCAGGAGACAGCACGATCAGCAAGGCAAGTGGCAGGTAGTTCATGGCGATAGGCTCTCAATGTGAAGTCGGGTACGCACCCTGGGGCCGCTTTACGGCCCATCGCCGGCAAGCCAGCTCCCACAGAAACTGCGCAACCCTTGAGAC of the Pseudomonas asiatica genome contains:
- a CDS encoding pentapeptide repeat-containing protein; its protein translation is MNYLPLALLIVLSPAMAENADDAGNDTPLTINGCVIAEASQCPGADLRGANLANQDLRKMNLAGADLRDADLRHARLDLANLEKANLQGANLTRASLQQSNLRLADLSQSRLVAIQGWGLFAQGAQLAKADLSAAYLQFARLSGAKMQQANLRAADLEMAWLSKADLQGADLGDANLQEAKFGQSNLARADLRGARQHYGNFQEANMEGCKGCPETWDN